The sequence AGACAAACCCGTCGCCCGACTCGCTTACACCAGCTACGCCCCCCTGGCGCTGCGCACACTATCTTCCATCGCACGCGACGCCGTGGCCAAGCATGGCCTTTGCGGCGTGAGTATCGCCCACCGCCTAGGAGACGTGGCTGTTGGCGAGGAATCAATCGCGATCGCAATTAGCGCCCCGCATAGGGGTGCTGCGTGGAGAGCCGGAGAGGAAGTTCTGGAAGAGTGTAAGCGGAGAGTGGAGATCTGGAAGCGGGAGGAGTTTGTCGGGGAGCCGCCGGGACAGGGCGAGTGGAGGGCAAATAGGGACACGGATCCGGAGGGGAAATCGACATCGTGACCATGTTCCTCGATGCTATCAGCAGAGGATGATCTTTTGACAAACCCTTTCTTTGGGTATATGGCCGCGTCGCAAtctaaaaaagaagaaaagcaataaTCCAAATGAAGAATCGAGATGAGCTTCATTCGCGCAATAACGTACACGTctactgtacatacataacCTATATATCAACCTCAAATAAGACGCGCAAAATCCCCAAACGCCGTTCTATGTACAGTCATGCATTATAAGTTGGGTTATCTAGAGAGGAGAATCGATTGAAACGAGAAACaaccttcttttcttttctttttcccgcTCTTTTGTTACGCTCAGGGCTTGCTGGTATCCAACTCTCTGCCCTGTCTCTTCCAGTCCTTGATATGATCGAGGATAATATTTGCTGCGCTTTCGGGGGTATCCTGACGGCCGATACACTCCACGAAATCTCCTTCGGGGTCTATAGATAACACGTAATTAGCGACGTATCAAAAAGAGAATTGCCGTCAAGTAACACCTACCCATTAAGTAAAAGTAAATGCTGTGATCCACCAAATAATCCTCGCCCGGTTTGATATTCTCTGGCGTACTAAAGTAGACTCGGTACTGCTTGCACATGTTCTTCACTTGCTCATAGGTTCCAGTTAAGCCCAGGATGTCGCCGTGGAATTCTTTCAAGTAAGCTCGTAGTACTTCCGGTGTATCTCTCGCCGGGTCGCACGTCACGAAGATAGAGCGAAGTGGAGAGTTGCCTTTGGACTTCTCCTTGATGATGTCGATGATGGCAGCCATCTTGTCCAACTCGTCAGGGCAGATATCGGGGCAATGAGTAAATCCAAAGTAGATCTAAACCGTCGCGGTCAGAATATCGAGACACGGCCACACCAGGGAAAGCCCTGCGTCCAACTTACGAAATTATATTTCCCCTTCAACTGCTCCTCCGTAAACACGTTCCCATCCAGATCCTTCAAAATGAACGGTCCTCCGACCTTGGGTTTACCCACTCCCTTGCTCATCTGCACAATGCGCTCTCGCTCCAGTCGCGCCTTTTCATACTGGAAGTACACGATCATACCTGCGCCCGTGAGCACGAACAGCAGGGCCGCTTTCCATGAGAACGGACCCGTGGACGACCGGGCTTTGAGCTGCTGGATCGTCTTTGCGGGGAGAGCGGGGGTTGTCGAAAAAGCGCGATTGCCGCCTGGGCGAAGGATTGGGCTTGACCGGAGGGTTTGAGACTGCGATCTGGATGGCGCGAGTGATCTGAGCTGCGGTTGGCAAGCCAGGCTTGATGCGGGAGAGGACCGGGAAAGGCGGAAGGCCTGCCGGAGAGAATGGGAGATCGTCGTGGGAGTGAACGGAGATGCCATTGTTCTCTGTTATTCCGGCCTTTTTTTTGTATTATCTATCAGTATTTACGCCAGCACGGTAGCTTTTCCTCTCCTCCAGCTTCGGCGCCGATGAAGAGCAACATTCTTGTCTTTCTGTCTGTCTTTTTTGCCCGCGAAGTCGGATGATTATGTAAGACAATCACCACTGTTCCCGGGATAGCCTCATGCAGCGCGCTCCGGTGTCATCTTGGAACTATATCGATTCATCAATGAGAAAGGGGGAATCTACAAGTTGAGCGTCTAGCAGGGACAAGATGCTTCTCGCTATTTTGTCTTGTATATATGTTTCCTCCACCTTTTGCTCCTGATCTCATGATCTTTACATATAGTCAAACTCGAAATATTCCCCATCACCGCCACAGGCACCATATTCTACATCTCTGCTCTGCTGCCATATTTGTAACGAGTCCAATGACCTTGTAGGGGATATAAAGCGTTGCTGCCATTCTCGTGCCGCAGCCATTATTTTCTTAGCGGAGAAAGCAAGCTACCCCTCCTCATCTTCCAGAATTACGGTCGGAATGCTGATCGGTTCCGTATCGCCAGACGGTTTGCTGCTCACGGAATCTGGCACCCGAAGCGCAGCCACTGTCCTGTAAGGTCGTGATACATCATGTTCTCCTTCTTTTTCACTGGCCAATTTCTTCTCTAATTGCCTCCTCTCTTCGGCAATAATTTCGTTCACCCTTTGACGGGCATCTGTTTCAGCCCGGCCGAGTCTTGTCCGGTCAGAATACGCGGCAGATTCCATCGTCGTCGACTTCGCACTTTTTCAAAATAAACTCCAGCGGGACAACTTCATTGGCCAAAAATCGAAGGTATAGGGGTAAAAGCACTTGGAGTGTTTTGTCTGGACGGTGCTGCTCGGGTTTCTTCGCTTCGAACAAATTTTCTTGCATCTCTCGAGGATT is a genomic window of Coccidioides posadasii str. Silveira chromosome 3, complete sequence containing:
- the MOCS2 gene encoding Molybdopterin synthase catalytic subunit (EggNog:ENOG410PMW6~COG:H), with the translated sequence MSTLPSTDPPPLPASTSSQQPAVHIPPPSYLDPTTYPQTLYLDPERIFIELTYHPLSPSTYLAHTRSPAAGANVLFLGTTRDTFEDKPVARLAYTSYAPLALRTLSSIARDAVAKHGLCGVSIAHRLGDVAVGEESIAIAISAPHRGAAWRAGEEVLEECKRRVEIWKREEFVGEPPGQGEWRANRDTDPEGKSTS
- the SCO1 gene encoding Cu-binding protein (EggNog:ENOG410PG4G~COG:C~TransMembrane:1 (o85-106i)~BUSCO:10758at33183) yields the protein MASPFTPTTISHSLRQAFRLSRSSPASSLACQPQLRSLAPSRSQSQTLRSSPILRPGGNRAFSTTPALPAKTIQQLKARSSTGPFSWKAALLFVLTGAGMIVYFQYEKARLERERIVQMSKGVGKPKVGGPFILKDLDGNVFTEEQLKGKYNFIYFGFTHCPDICPDELDKMAAIIDIIKEKSKGNSPLRSIFVTCDPARDTPEVLRAYLKEFHGDILGLTGTYEQVKNMCKQYRVYFSTPENIKPGEDYLVDHSIYFYLMDPEGDFVECIGRQDTPESAANIILDHIKDWKRQGRELDTSKP